Genomic DNA from Canis aureus isolate CA01 chromosome 4, VMU_Caureus_v.1.0, whole genome shotgun sequence:
GGCGCTGGCtccgcgggcgggcggcggcggcggcgtgtCGGGCCCGGGCCGGGTCGGGTTCCGGCTGCATCTCGGGCCGCTGCGCCGGGCACCTGTGGCGGCCGCAGGAGCAGCGCTTCCGCCGGCCTGCGCGGCCCCGGGCGGGCGAGCGGGGAGCGGGTGAGAGGCGGCTGGGCGcgtgccggggggggggggggggggggggggggagggggggggagggggtctccCCTGGGGGGGGCGCCTCCCCTTCCTGCGCCCCGGAAGCCCTGCTCACCTCCGCGGGCCGCTCGGACCCGCCACCCCGAGCCCGAGCCGCCCCCGGGGACCCGCCCTCGccgtcctccctcccccccctctGGCCTGTCCCTCCCGTCCCGCCGCTCCCCCGCCGTCCCCCCGCTGCCCGCCCCCCCGGGACCCGCCCTCCGCTGCCCCCCGCGGGCCTCTCCCAGCGCCCCATCCTCCTtgccagccccagcctccccacctccgctcctgcccccccaccctgcccccttgccccagccccggcctccccgcAGCCCCTGCCTTTGCTCCTGGGGAGGCCCTAGCCGAGTGTGGGGTTGTGTTGAGGACCTCCCCGTGAGTGGGGGACTTGTGCGAGGGCCCGGccgtgctgggggcgggggggagggtgtCCGCCCCGCAGCCAGAGGCCAGGGCGGCCTGTGCATGTGCTGTGCAGAGGCAGCTGTGGAGGTGCTGCTTCCTGCGGCTCCCACGACGAGCGGCCTGGCGCTCCCACCACGCACCAGCGGCCTTGCGTCTGCCTCGATGGGGCCTCGGGTGGGGCCGGACGGGCTGGTGCAGCGCATGGGTGCAGGGAGCATGCAGGTGGAGACGCACTGGCTCCCAGGGGCAGCCTCTGGTTTGAAGCAGGTTTGCCTTCTCCACCAGGTGCCTCCTGGGAAGCCCGGGCAGATGGTCCTCGGAGGAAGAAGCTCTGGGGCTGGTGCGGGCCTGGGCCTCTCTCCGGTGAGCAGTGCTGGGTCCTTGGGGCCTTTGCCCACAGTTATCCTCGAACACTTTACCGGGCCACAGCTCGTGACCCGAGCATTGGGTACTGAAGTCCCCCCCATCCTTCCGTGATGGGCAGATTTCACGCCCTCCAAACAATCCTTCAGGGATGCTCCTTGCTGCCTTGCCCCCCTGGGGCCTTGAGTGGTCCTGTCAGGTCCCTTTTGGCTGCTGGGATGGATCAGACCACCTGCTGGAGGTAGCCACACCCCACTCCGATGAGGGGCTCATCTGGTGCGTGTCCCTTCCAGGTCCCTGAGGGGTAGGTCCACGTTTTAACATTGGAGCCCTTTCCCCTCCTGACCACACGGGTTTGCTTTTCTTGTCGGAATCAGCGCCCAAATGCTTGTCTGTGAACAAGAGGAGGTGTGTGTGGACACCATGGGGTGCTCTGCAGCAGGGCCTGCTTGCAACGGCTTTGGTGGCACTCCTGGCCACACTCTCAAAGGTCTGGGCTCCTCTGCCAGGTGATCCGGCAGGAGCTGGAGTCTCTGACCAAGTCAGCCGCGCAGGCCAGCTTGGAAGGTTCTGGGGAACCGGGAGGATCTACTCAAAGTCACATCGGCCACTTGCTGCACGTGAGGCTGGTGATCTTTACATTTCCTGACCAGCAGAGCTGGGGCCGCAGGACACCCCTGTACCGGCCACAAGGCAGGGCCACACTGGCATCATatggggcaggaagaggggaCAGAAAGGTGTCGTTCAAAGAACACTGGGGATCTCAGCTCCGTGCGCCTGTCCCTTATTCTGTACTAAAGCATCTTCCTGGGGTCTGTTTGTGGTGAAGCCAAGGCAGGTGGGCAGACCACCCAGGGCCTTGTGACTGCAGACTCCAGACTCGGGCGTGTGCCTGCATGCGTGCGTATACAAGTGTAGGCACGTGCATCCTCCCAAATCAAGTTTTAAAGTAGACTGGGAGGCTTAGTGCCGTGATGGACACACAGACACTGGTCCTAGGATGAGAGGCAGACGGGGAGGACTAGGGAGCGAGCCTGGGCTAACCTAGCGGTGTCTCAGTGGCTTCCTCAAAGGGCCTCTTGTCCCCCGGTGCTAGTCCCCGTGACACCTTGAGCGCAGATCCCTCCTGACAGAGGAGAGAACACGTCGTTATCAGCGGTCGCTGTTCAGTCCGCTGTCACGCTGGCTGCACGGCAGCCTTGCAGCGGGGACTTCCTGCTGGTTTGCAGACCGGGCAAACCAAGAGGCTCAGGAGCACGGGGTCCCCCGGAGGGCACATGCGCAGGAAGGGCGATGGGGTTAGGAGCGGAACCCCTTCCCCTGGCTGCTCCCCTCCAGCACCAAAGCCTACGTGGTCCGCTCCTCTTGCCCCTGGGAGGCTCCTCTTCCCGCCGATGGGCCTGTGGGAAACCCCTCCCTGCGGTAGCCCAAGCGACTTTTTCAAGGTGTTTCCCCCTCTCAAGGCTGGGAAGGCCAGGTTATGGGAGAATTACCTGTTGGGGTTCAGCTGGGGGCGCTCTGAcacctctgagctgctccggcCGTTTAGTCACCTGCCACTGGGGTGAGATGAAGAAGGGAAGCAGCGGAGAAGCACCGGTCTGGGGGCTCCgtggtccctgctccctccgGGCAATGCCTAGTCCTGGTGAGGGGTGCAGCACCCTTGGTACCGTGCTGTGCCTGGAGGGGCCCGAGGGCACCCCCAGCCTCATCCCACCTGTTTCCCCCGGGGGTGGGGAGCTGACCTGGCTCCTTGTGGCCCTGGGAGGGTTTTGAGTCAGTAGGGTTCAGCCAGACGCTGTTCTTGAACCTGCCGCTGGGGGCCGTTGGTGGCCGCAGCTTTCCCGCCAGCAGGCGCAGCTCCTGTCCTGGCTCCAGGCAGCCTAGGGGGCTGCTGAGACGCGGGCAGGGCCCAGGCTTCGTTCCCACTCATTCCCtctccccccccatcccccagcatGGCATGGGCACCGCTGCAAGTGCCGGGGGCTGTGTCGGGTGCTGGGGCTTTAGCTGAGTCAGGGCAACAGAAGAGTAAAAAGTCGGGGACAGTGGAGGGTGTTGGCTTCGGGGACAGAGGTCATCGCGGTGCTCCGACGCTCCCGGGTTTGATCCCTGCTTAGCCGCCAGCAGCTGCGGGGCTCTGGGCAAGTGAGCacgcctctctgagccttggcctCGTCCTTGGAGAACGGGGTTGCTGACATATGTCACGAGGCTGCCCTGACAATTAGAATTAAAGGAGCCAGTGCATAGACAGGGTGTGCATGTGCCTGGCACAGGTGACGGGGCCCTGGGAGCTGTCCCTTCTTACCCTCGTCCTTGGCTGTTCCTGGCTTTGTCGCCCTTGTCTGTGCGCGTCCATCCTGGAGCCCCCGAGGCCTGGGTGCTAGCCCTCCCTTGTCTGCTCATCCTTTTCTTGACACTCTCAGGGACCAGGGCTTTGGCCTGGCTTTGGCCCCCAGGGGCAGACAGGAGCTGTGTCCGGAGCGGCCCAGTAGGGGACTGTAGTCATGAAGCACCTGTGGCCATTTACCTTTAAATTGCTTGTGTTGACCTGAACTGAGGAAGCCAGCGTGTAGCCACCTGTCAAGGGCTCGGTAGCTACAGGCGGCCAGTGCCCATCGTATCGGAGGGTGCAGACTAGAATCTTCCCGTCATCGTGGAAGCTGTGCTGACCTGGACTCCACAGCCAGCCTTGAGCCCGCGGGGGACTGGGCTCCAGAAGCAGTCTCACCGAGGGCTGGCACCGCCAGCGGCCGTCCCCCGAGTGCCGGGGCCGGGGAGGTGGGTAACTGTGCCAAAACCCGGCTCCTGGGAGCCCTGCCCAGGCTCCATCTCCGCTGGCCTTGCTCCCCCGGCCGAGGCGGTCGGTTTCTTGCTAGTTCTTATCAGCCCGGGGTGGAGGGCAGGACGGGGATCGCCCAGTCTGTAGCTGAGCCGCCTCCGCCACCCTGTTTCTCCAGCTGGTCCTGCCGGGCTGGGAGTCCCGGGGAGAGTCCCCGTTCCCAGCGTTGGCCGCAGCCCGGCTGGCCCGGATGCCCTGGCGGGTCCTCCCTGTggggccctgcccagcccccgcCCACCGCTCCCCTGGGGAGCCGGCTGCCTTGggctccttctcttccctctcgcTGGCGCCTTCTCCTCGCTCGCTCTCTGGCCACCGACTTCGGGGCTGGGCCTCCCCCAGGCTTGTTCTGCTTCATCGTGAAAGTGAGCTCCCCTGCCAGTGCCCTGCTCACGGCCCTTTCTCCGTGGCCTCCCTCGTGCGTCCTCTTGCTCCCTCGGCCGGGCAGTCTCAGCGCCAGCTGTGTGTCGGGTCAGTGCCGGGTGCCAGGTGCACAGAGGGCAGAGGCCACATGCCTGCCTTGGCAACTGCGGGTTGGTGGGAGGCCCGTAGCTGGCCAGGTCGCTGCATCCCGGCTGGACGCTGCTCGGCCAGAGACGGAGCCAGCCCAGCTGGGGGCTGCCACCGCACTGGCTCTGAATCCAGAGGGGTCTGCGGGGCTGGAGGATGGGACAGGAATTGGGGCGGGGAGGCAAGGAGAGTGCAGGCCCGCTCGGCAAGAGGGAATTTAAATTATGAGGAAGGCCTGTCTGCGTGGTGCTATTAGACCACATTCCTGGGAGCACAGCCCGGTCTGGGTTCCGTGGCCCCAGCTCCACAGCCTGGCACAGCAGGTGCTCTGGAGCCGGCTGTGGACCAAGTGAACAGATGCTGCGGGTCCTGTGTGTGCAGGGCTGGTGGTGTGCAGGGGTGATGgtgtgcagggctgggggtgTGCAGGGTGATGGTGTGCAGGGCTGGAGGTGTGCAGGGTGATGCTGTGCAGGGTGATGGTATGCAGGGCTGGGGTGTGCAGGGTGATGgtgtgcagggctgggggtgTGCAGGGCCAGTGCGTGGGCCTCCTTCCCCTGGAGCCGGAGGAGCAAGTCGGGCAGCCCCGTTCCCTTCCCGGCTGCAGGGCTGAGTCCCAGCGGCCCAGCTCACCCAGGCCGGGCCCGGGGTGCGGGGAGGGCCCAGAGCAGTTCCAGAAAGGTGGAAAGGTATTGTCGGCGTTGAGCCGCAGCCTTGTGCCCGGTGGGGGGCAGTCCCGGATGGGGGGGCTCTGGAGCAGCTAGTCCTCGCCAGTGGGCCCTCCCCGGGTGGTAAAGTCCTGTACTGCCTCCCCCGGGCTCAGccccgctcccccgcccctgTCCTGCAGGCCACCATGAGCACCCGCCCACAGCACCTGTCGCTTAGCTCGTCCAGCCTGCTGGGGGACGGCGGGGGTCGCACCCCCGAGCTCCGCAAGAGCGCCAGCAGCACTGTGTGGCAGGCCCAGCCTGGCGAGGTGAGCGGCGGGCCGCACGTCCCCGAGGAAGAGGAGCACCACGTGGACAGCGCACcgcagcccccggcccccagcccctgggtccGAGCCATGGGCCACTGGCGGAGCAGTACTGTGGGCAACGTGTCAACCGTGGGCCGTGGTGACCCGTGTCGCCTGAGGACCGCCGGGGCCACCGCCACGCAGAGGAGCCACTCGGACCTGGTGCGGAGCCCTCAGGCCCGGGGCCACGGTGCCGCGCGGAAGGGCAGTCTCAGCTGCTCGGCCCTGGGCGCCTCGCCCGTCCACGCGGCTGAGCTGCAGCTGGGCGGTGCCCCCGCGGGCCTGGAGGGGGGCCCGGCTTCCAAGGAAGGGCCGGCGGGCTCAGCCGGGATGCTGGCGGGGAGTGGGGCGCGGCTGGCAGGGACGGCCCCCCGGAGCGGCAGCCCCCAGGCCGGGCCCGCGGCCACTGCACAGCCAGCCGCCACCTCCTGCCACGCCCTGTCCCCGGCAGCAGGGGCTGGCGGTTGCTGTCCTGCCCTGCCCGCCCCGGGGGTCCCGGCCTTTCCCAAACTGGTGGCGTCTGTGAGTGAGTCTGGGCTGCAGGCTCAGCGGGGGGGGATGTGCCAGTGCAGGTTCCCCAGGGGGCCCCCCGGGCTCTCCCGCTGCTGTGCCCACCCTTGGGGTCCCGCCGCGTGCGCCATGGGGCCTGCTGCCAGGACCAAGGACGTGTGGACCATGACTTCGGCCAGTGACTTGGGCTCCGTGTCGGCTTCCTGTCCGTCAGCCCAGGATGCGGGCGTGCAGGCAGCGCCCCTGGCAGTGTGCAAGGCTGTGGCCACCAGCCCGGCCCTGGAAGCCCCCGGGGCCCTGCCCACGTTCCCAGAGGTAACTCCGGGGTCCGGCCTGGAGGAGGCCCCCTCCCCTGTGCGGGATGTGCGGTGGGATGCCGAGGGCATGACCTGGGAGGTGTACGGAGCCGCCCTGGACCCCGAGGTGTTGGGCGTGGCCATCCAGAAGCACCTGGAGATGCAGTTTGAGCATTTGCAGCGGGCGCCCGCCAGGGAGGACAGCCTTGGGGGGGGCCGGAGGGGCCCGCTTCGAGCCGTCATGCAGTCCCTGCGGCGCCCTAGCTGCTGCGGCTGCTCCAGCGCCGCCCCCGAGTGACGCGGGGCCGTGGGTTGGGGACGCTGGGGGCACCAAGCTCCCGGGACCTGCAGCCCAGGACGGCGTCTGCTGCTCCAACTGCCCCAACCGAGCTGGGGGCTGCCCCAGCCTGCGCTCCCCGCCGCTCCCCGAGCACCCCATGCCTGCCCCCCCGGGCTGCGAACCCTggacaggctccccaccagggaCGGCCTGACGCTCCGTCCCCAACCCCGCTGGCGTTTCCCCAGGACTCAGTGGCTTTCTTTGGAAGCAGTGCTGGGCCCTGACCAACTCCTCGCATGACCAGACAGCCGGGTCCTCAGGGAGGGGCTGCACTGTCAGGGACCCCCTGGGCTGTCATGGGGGGGGCACCTACCTTGCTGGGTGCCCACCTCTAGCCCCACCCTCTGGATGGAACCAGGGAGATCTGGCGAGGCCGCGGCTGCCGTGCTGGGCGGCCTGCTGGGGGTGGCCGTGACCCCCGCAACATGGACCCAGGGCCGCTCTGTCCCCTGAGGCAGGTGGCTGGTCAGGGCAGAGCGGCCCCCAGGAAAATCCCCTGGTCAGGGTCGTGTGCGGGGCCGTGCCAGGCTGTCTGCACCCTCGCTGGGCTGACGGCattgggaggtgggaggtgggcgTTCTGgaagggccggggtggggggtgctcagAGCTGGGCCCGGTCCCCCGGGGGCGCTGAGGGCTGGTTCCCGGCGggtgcaggagggagggaagggagagtgaTGGGGAACTGGAGGGGTCGGCGTGGGCTCTGAGTTGCGGGGTTCGGGCAGGGGAGGCCATGAGCCTGTTCTCCCCACCTTATCCGCTTCAGCtggcctgggcggggcggggaggtgggggtgtcATGGGTGaggggccccggggcccaggctcGGACCCTGTGCTTCATGGCCCAGGGGTGTCTCAAGCCCCAGAGTCGGGAGCGGGCTCGGGTCCTCATCCTGGGCTGCCGTGGAAGGTCCTCGGCTCTCGGGACCACCCGCCCACCTACCCCTTGGGGGAGCAGGTCGGGGTGCTGCTCAGGGGCCCCTGCCTGGGAGGGTGCCGCTGGCCTCTGCCCGCTGGCCAAGCTGAGCCCACCCGAGGAGCTTGTGCTCGCGGGGGTGGAGAGGCCTCCCGCGACAGCGGGCTGACTGGAGGCAGGGGTGGGTCTGCCCATGTGAGGCCGGGGTGCTTGTGAGGGTTGGGCTGGGGCAAGGGGCtgctgggggcgggaggggactCGGCCTTGCCCCTGTTACGGTGGGGTCGGCAGGCGTTCGCGTGTGCGCAGGCTCTGGGCACCTCACGCTGTGGTGCATGACCCCCGGtcccgggctgccctcctgctTCCAGGGGCTGCAGGGACATGGGACGTGATgacgtggggtggggggaacgCATCACAAGGGGCCGCAGCCGAGCAGGGTGGACGGTGCGGAAGGGCATCCAGGTcggaggggggtgggaggaacCTGTCCTCTCAGGCCGAGTTGGGTGCTtgttgggtggggggtgggcaggcggGTCCCCGCGCAGAGGACCCCGGTGCCAGGGAGCAACAGGACCTCGGGGTTGCTATGGGAGGTGAGCGTGGAAGAGGAGGGTAGCTCACGTGCCCGCGTCCTGCAGGGGGTTCAGGGGGGAGGAGGACCCCGGGGGGCCGGGTTCCAGTTGGAGCCAGACGAGGCTGCCAGGCACGGGGCGGCCGGCACAGGGTCATATGCGGGATGTCGGGCTGCGACCTGAGACACCCCCCAGGAGCTTCCAGGCTGCTGCGAGTTCAGGCTCGGCCGGCGTGCGGCCCCCAGCTGCACCGGGAGCCCTGGGTTCGGGGCTCGCACACCCACCTCCTTCGGAGCACCCGGCGGCCCGCACCTCCCCTCCCGCCCGGCCGCACACCGCAAGCGGGCTCTGCCTGGGCCAGCGGCTGGACCCCAGTGCGTGGCCTGGGAGGGGCCCGCGCCCCGTCCCCTGGCCGCCCCGCCGGTGGGTCGTGCTTAGGGACTCGGGGCATGGCCAGCAGCCTCGGGCACGACCTGCGCTCACCTGCCGGCTTCCGGCCAGACACTCGGGGCCTGTAGGGCACGCACATTCCGTCCTGTGTATGCTTGTCCTGCTGAATTGGAAATAAAGTGCTGGACGCCAGAGGTCTGCAGAGACAGCCCGCGGGCCTGGCCGGTCTGGTTTCCTTCTGGTAGGTCGTGTCCTTCGGAGCGCCCCACGTTCCGAGCGCCCCGACCCAGCAGGAATCCCGTCCCCGTCGCCACCGGCCACTGTTCCCACCTTcctggcagccctgggggccCCTGCAAGCCGGGCCTGGCCTCCTGCGCGTATCCCCTGTGGGCGAGGCCGAGGCTCGGGCGGCCTGGTCCACCCCAGAGTGAAGGCCGCCCCCGGGGTCTCCATGCTGCGAGGCCGGAGGTGCCAGAGCCGAGAAAGGCTGGTCGCCTCCCCTACCGGCTGCACGGGATGCGGCCCAGGAGAGCGGGCTCTCCTCTCACGGGCCCACAGGCCCTCCCCGGGCAGAGCCTGGCGTCCTGGACATGGCGGGGACGCTGCCGCCTGGCACCCCTGGGCTGCACTGGGGCCCCAGGTCACATCTACAGCATGGGAGCCTGGCCGGGGGTGACCTCGCGGCCTCGACGTCCTCCCGTGGAGAGGCTGGCGGCCAGgcctgcccctgtccctgctctGCAGAGTGAGGGGAATAATCCACGGAGAGCGCCTGGCATGCTGGTGCGCACACCTGCTCACGTTGTGGGGCGTCACTGCCGTGGCCCCAGCAGGCCCGGGCTAGGCTGTGCTCAAGGCCCGTATCCGCCCCCAGCCATTACCCCTTGGAGCCTTCCTCCCGGTCCTTCACCCCGAGCTCCACGCCTGGCTCGGGACACGCTGGCTCTGGCCAGGGCCCTTCGGAACAGCAGCTTTGGGAGCCACGCGGGGAGACTGCGGCTGGAGGGCCTGGAAGTGCCCCGGGGTAGGGCGTGGGGACGGCAAGGGGGACGAGTGGAGAGTCCCGGCTCAGCCAGGCCACagtggagcccaaggcaggctctGCCCCGGGGCCGGGCGCTCTGCGTGCGGCCTGGGCGCGTCCCGGGGAGCGCAGGTACCCCAGCTGTCCTCGGGCAAGCCTCTTGCATGGCGGCTGTCCGCCCAGGGGATGCACGGGGTCCAGGGCCTGCAGGGCCTGCGCGTGTCCCCGTGGGCTGCTCTGGGCCGTCGTGCGGGTGGTGTCCGTGCCGGGCGGCCGTGGCCACTCACGGGCGGCACTCTGCACCTGGCACGCTGGAGGCCTCCGCGGCGCCCTTCTGGCCTGGCCCAGTTGTCATTGGAAGCTGTGACAGGTCCGGGTCCCTTATCAGTTTCCTTCCAACCCGTCAGGTGGAGCAGGGCCGGCCCCCGGGCACCTTGAGTCAGCACCCATCGCCGTCCCTGGGAGCCAGCAGTCTTCATGGGCAAACCCGGGGCCTCACGCCGGCCGCGCTCTTCGGACCCAAGCGGTGGCCCGGGGACCCTCAGGTCCAGAGAAGCACGGAGCGGAGGGGCACCCACTCGAGTCCCCACTGCTTCCCTAAGAGCCTGTTTCTGTCCAACAAGCTGTTCTAGACGTTGGAGGGGGTGGCCAGCCAGGCCTCACGCGGCACGTCGCAGCCCCCTGCAGGTTGGACGCTGCCCCCAGGGCCTCCGTCGTCTCCACCTGGCACGTGGGGCTCACCTGCGCGCTTCCTGGGGGTGGTCATGAGCGGGGCCCGGGAGCCCCCCACGGCTGGCGTCTGTAGCGCGTCCCCTGCGGGACTTCCCAGGCTGCTCCCCCTTTCTGGGCAGAAGCCGTTGGGAAACCGTGGGGGGCGGGGTCTCCCTGCCGGGAGAGCACGGGTCTCGTGTGGTTGCTGTGGGCACATAGGTCATAAGCCACAGAAAGCATTTCAGAGAGGTCGACATCTGCTCCGGGGACCCAGGCCCAGTGGGGTGtgcaggctgggggctggggtgcaTGGTGTGCTCCCGCCCTCTCGCTGCAGGACTTGGAGCTTGGACCTTCGCACCCTTGGCCGTGACCACCCGCGACTCCACCGCCTGCCCCGTCCCAGCTGGGGGCGCCCGGCAGGGAGGCGGGTCTGGACATGGCTGTCCTCGTCCCCTCCAGGGCGGCTGAGGGTCCCCAGGGGAGGGGGCTCGGCCCAGGCCTGGCCTTTCCGTTTCCCTGATAAGAGACTGCACGCTGTGGGGGTGGCCGTGCGCCAGCCGACGGCAGGGGCCTGTCTGGAGGTttgaccccccaccccctccccgtgTTCTTAAACCTCGGCTTCTCCCTGTTTCTCCTCTGGGTCAAGCCCCCTCTGCCTCCCGGAAGCCCCGTCTCCACCCCTGTCCTcgccccttcctccccctgctgccccaggTCAGCCTCGCCCGAAGGCTGGCTGGTGGCCCCGTGCGTGTCCCCACGGCCACGGCTCGGTTTGGGTCCCCGCGTCCCCGATTTTCCTGGTCTGGGCTCTCCCTGCGCACCTGCCCATCCCGTCGGGGTGAAAG
This window encodes:
- the GPRIN2 gene encoding G protein-regulated inducer of neurite outgrowth 2 isoform X2 — translated: MSTRPQHLSLSSSSLLGDGGGRTPELRKSASSTVWQAQPGEVSGGPHVPEEEEHHVDSAPQPPAPSPWVRAMGHWRSSTVGNVSTVGRGDPCRLRTAGATATQRSHSDLVRSPQARGHGAARKGSLSCSALGASPVHAAELQLGGAPAGLEGGPASKEGPAGSAGMLAGSGARLAGTAPRSGSPQAGPAATAQPAATSCHALSPAAGAGGCCPALPAPGVPAFPKLVASVSESGLQAQRGGMCQCRFPRGPPGLSRCCAHPWGPAACAMGPAARTKDVWTMTSASDLGSVSASCPSAQDAGVQAAPLAVCKAVATSPALEAPGALPTFPEVTPGSGLEEAPSPVRDVRWDAEGMTWEVYGAALDPEVLGVAIQKHLEMQFEHLQRAPAREDSLGGGRRGPLRAVMQSLRRPSCCGCSSAAPE
- the GPRIN2 gene encoding G protein-regulated inducer of neurite outgrowth 2 isoform X1, which translates into the protein MVLGGRSSGAGAGLGLSPATMSTRPQHLSLSSSSLLGDGGGRTPELRKSASSTVWQAQPGEVSGGPHVPEEEEHHVDSAPQPPAPSPWVRAMGHWRSSTVGNVSTVGRGDPCRLRTAGATATQRSHSDLVRSPQARGHGAARKGSLSCSALGASPVHAAELQLGGAPAGLEGGPASKEGPAGSAGMLAGSGARLAGTAPRSGSPQAGPAATAQPAATSCHALSPAAGAGGCCPALPAPGVPAFPKLVASVSESGLQAQRGGMCQCRFPRGPPGLSRCCAHPWGPAACAMGPAARTKDVWTMTSASDLGSVSASCPSAQDAGVQAAPLAVCKAVATSPALEAPGALPTFPEVTPGSGLEEAPSPVRDVRWDAEGMTWEVYGAALDPEVLGVAIQKHLEMQFEHLQRAPAREDSLGGGRRGPLRAVMQSLRRPSCCGCSSAAPE